The Streptomyces sp. NBC_01244 genome contains a region encoding:
- a CDS encoding alpha/beta fold hydrolase: MTRKPRTTRTTEQHTVTVNGGLRLAYEVTGPPAGPPVLLLPALGKTAADWAPVRDELARERRVFALDLRGHGASARPSSYSLPLMRDDVLSFLDALGLDRVDLVGHSMGGVVAYLAAAAQPHRVGRLVLEDAPAPLPREAMVPVRPEGELAFDWAMVLAVRPQLDDPDPAWLADLARITAPTLVVYGGPASHLAPASFDEVVDRIPDARLITLPYGHLIHAAAPGEFTAAVAAFLSA; this comes from the coding sequence ATGACGCGGAAGCCCAGGACCACCCGGACGACCGAGCAGCACACCGTGACGGTGAACGGCGGATTGCGCCTCGCCTACGAGGTCACCGGCCCGCCGGCCGGACCGCCGGTGCTCCTCCTCCCCGCACTGGGCAAGACCGCCGCCGACTGGGCGCCCGTACGGGACGAACTCGCGCGGGAGCGGCGGGTGTTCGCGCTCGACCTGCGCGGCCACGGAGCCAGCGCGCGGCCGTCCTCGTACTCGCTCCCGCTCATGCGGGACGACGTGCTGTCCTTCCTGGACGCCCTCGGGCTGGACCGGGTCGACCTGGTGGGTCACTCGATGGGCGGTGTCGTCGCGTACCTGGCCGCCGCCGCGCAGCCGCACCGCGTCGGCCGACTCGTCCTGGAGGACGCGCCCGCGCCCCTCCCCCGCGAGGCCATGGTCCCGGTACGCCCCGAGGGCGAACTCGCCTTCGACTGGGCGATGGTGCTCGCGGTCCGCCCCCAGCTCGACGACCCCGACCCGGCCTGGCTCGCGGACCTGGCGCGGATCACGGCCCCGACCCTGGTCGTGTACGGCGGCCCCGCCAGCCACCTGGCGCCCGCCTCCTTCGACGAGGTGGTCGACCGCATCCCGGACGCCCGCCTGATCACCCTCCCGTACGGCCACCTGATCCACGCGGCGGCGCCCGGGGAGTTCAC